One stretch of Brettanomyces nanus chromosome 4, complete sequence DNA includes these proteins:
- a CDS encoding uncharacterized protein (EggNog:ENOG41) — MFPIRNNGNSRSSVHPDNTHHSGLGSITAREAINDSNSKHSSVRDSDFLEIPLTDSSSVSSSVTLGPSRFNSSPFSSPSQKLHKKSINTTLDSCSNASEVPSPQQQQEQRLSGQVSRIMSRPSDLVLSALNQKLLNSRMFSGSSVNEKDAEIGGENDNRRRDSGSVRHLSAESSDSFAEPVIDTSISSFTSLSSVQRGGQRRASSSSDSTTSSITDMVHHGKSQFFPVRPSYLNSQSSFMSSDSHLCDRVPNAQSMPTLTPSSQATIVDENETPRVAPARDIHQRCQRRSLTKAEKDKMYDNDNGEVALTSDAYNVPIASSSTATLFKNSTSDKSRTILLDAWSNAEEVQVFEPSPLPGRVAEIYNLSTPDLSLLKRSSLPSSHRSSVPSHRASVRSETNAMESPSMSSMFTFSNLSPMAQQLSTFYEYSIRSHADNEMAHRAKMADLKLGNDRLDLKNQKLDDSKLISPEKLSMLSLTRPFWLPPKDKYESEKQEYEFRSMIRHEGYRMKKQSKIKERHQREWMIGEARLEYLSGKDSLSSSNVSEVKRLMWQSEVKPSFRVALFAKVIKHQYVISSEEDLNRLPILDASSISVDVNSIVDSMPHSCDDPKLITVLTNLLKKTTRMKGWTFNTYKVSLSLLNEGFSSPEALRTLHYLNDFIVDEKFINKFNQNLNKNKVILFYGKHFRDDLNAINIDGFVKLLNCFSTKIVFKLVTLLIAYGDYKILYAVVLTILLHYHFGWNNVQLLLNCSRKGNLIKVEDEDLFWARAYGLYKKF; from the exons aTGTT CCCCATCAGAAACAATGGAAATAGCAGGTCTTCAGTTCATCCAGATAATACGCATCATTCCGGTCTAGGTAGTATTACTGCCAGAGAGGCTATCAATGATAGCAATTCAAAGCATTCTAGTGTCAGGGATTCCGATTTTTTGGAGATCCCTTTAACTGACTCCTCATCTGTATCTTCGTCTGTCACGCTTGGGCCGTCGCGATTCAACAGTTCGCCTTTCAGTTCTCCATCTCAGAAACTTCATAAAAAATCAATCAACACCACATTAGATTCTTGCTCCAATGCATCCGAAGTACCCTCaccacaacaacaacaagagCAGCGCCTATCTGGCCAGGTGTCACGAATCATGAGCAGACCAAGTGATTTGGTGTTATCAGCTTTGAATCAAAAGCTTCTAAACAGTAGAATGTTTAGTGGATCCAGTGTTAATGAGAAAGATGCCGAAATTGGTGGTGAGAACGACAATAGAAGACGTGATAGTGGGAGTGTTAGGCATTTATCTGCTGAAAGCTCGGATAGTTTTGCAGAACCAGTAATTGACACAAGTATATCTTCATTTACGAGTCTCTCGTCGGTTCAGCGGGGTGGTCAGCGCCGTGCGTCTTCTTCCTCCGACTCTACTACCTCTTCTATAACCGATATGGTTCATCATGGAAAATCACAGTTCTTTCCTGTACGTCCGTCATACTTGAACTCCCAAAGCTCGTTCATGTCTTCTGACTCTCATTTGTGTGATCGCGTGCCAAATGCCCAGTCGATGCCAACGCTAACACCGAGCAGTCAAGCCACTATTGTTGACGAGAACGAAACTCCGCGTGTGGCTCCTGCCCGTGACATACATCAAAGATGTCAGAGAAGGTCTCTCACCAAGGCGGAAAAGGACAAGATGTACGATAACGATAACGGTGAGGTAGCCTTGACTTCGGATGCTTATAATGTACCAATAGCGTCCAGTTCAACGGCCACATTATTCAAAAATTCTACATCTGATAAATCTAGAACTATTCTTCTCGATGCATGGTCCAATGCTGAGGAAGTTCAGGTTTTTGAGCCGTCCCCGTTACCCGGTAGAGTCGCAGAAATATACAATCTATCCACACCGGATTTATCTCTACTGAAaagatcttctcttcccTCATCACATAGATCTTCCGTTCCGTCTCATCGTGCTTCTGTAAGAAGTGAAACCAATGCGATGGAAAGTCCTTCTATGTCGTCGATGTTTACATTCTCTAACTTGTCGCCCATGGCTCAGCAACTTAGCACTTTTTACGAGTACTCCATTCGCAGTCACGCCGATAATGAAATGGCACATAGGGCCAAGATGGCCGATTTGAAATTAGGAAATGATAGACTTGACCtaaaaaatcaaaaattGGACGACTCGAAGTTGATATCTCCCGAAAAATTAAGTATGCTGTCTCTTACTAGGCCTTTTTGGTTACCTCCAAAAGACAAGTATGAGTCAGAGAAGCAGGAGTATGAATTTAGGAGCATGATCAGACATGAGGGTTATAGAATGAAAAAGCAAAGCAAAATAAAAGAGCGTCACCAAAGAGAGTGGATGATAGGAGAGGCCAGACTTGAGTATCTTTCAGGCAAAGACTCTCTTTCCAGTAGCAATGTTTCTGAGGTGAAGAGGCTCATGTGGCAGTCTGAAGTCAAACCTAGCTTCCGTGTGGCATTGTTTGCGAAAGTCATTAAGCATCAGTATGTTATCAGCTcggaagaagatttgaacAGACTACCTATTCTGGATGCTTCCTCGATCTCGGTTGATGTCAACTCAATAGTTGATTCGATGCCGCATTCCTGTGACGATCCGAAGCTCATTACGGTTTTGACaaatctcttgaagaaaacaaCCCGAATGAAGGGATGGACTTTCAATACCTATAAAGTATCATTGTCTTTGTTAAATGAAGGATTTAGCTCACCCGAGGCTTTACGAACCTTGCACTATCTCAATGATTttattgttgatgagaagttTATCAATAAGTTCAATCAGAACCTgaacaagaacaaagtGATACTTTTCTATGGCAAGCATTTCAGGGATGATCTAAACGCTATCAATATTGATGGCTTCGTCAAGCTTCTCAATTGTTTCAGTACGAAGATTGTGTTCAAACTAGTCACTTTGTTAATTGCATACGGTGATTATAAAATTCTCTACGCTGTGGTGCTCACTATTTTGTTGCATTACCACTTTGGCTGGAACAATGTGCAGTTGTTATTGAACTGCAGCCGCAAGGGCAACCTGAttaaagttgaagatgaggatctATTTTGGGCTCGGGCTTATGGTTTATACAAGAAGTTTTAA
- a CDS encoding uncharacterized protein (BUSCO:EOG09343UA1), with translation MNSLIRTVLHNQRVFVSPIQLRVIGVASPLSLSSQIRLYAAKQDQHHQQEFQYVPEGKVMIDPVTGNKKLVNFMTINTDLPEHPYAQERKIRFWTFTVFFVCMTIAVTGIFQYEKISCPIMNATMYYLRRSQLAKDHLGDGITYGGLIPYISGKLNTMQGIVDIHTNVEGDNGKATMYLKAGKRFNGEEEKFYIDKWTLVTADGTTLALMNDDDNIILEF, from the coding sequence ATGAATTCGTTGATCAGAACCGTATTGCATAATCAGAGAGTGTTTGTTTCACCTATACAATTGAGGGTAATTGGTGTGGCCAGCCCACTCTCCCTATCATCTCAGATCCGTCTTTATGCTGCAAAGCAGGAtcagcatcatcagcaGGAGTTTCAATATGTACCTGAAGGAAAAGTGATGATTGATCCTGTTACAGGTAACAAGAAGTTGGTCAACTTTATGACCATCAACACGGATCTACCAGAGCATCCATATGCccaagagagaaaaattaGGTTTTGGACTTTTACCGTTTTCTTTGTTTGTATGACCATTGCCGTTACTGGTATTTTCCAGTACGAGAAGATTTCATGTCCAATTATGAATGCTACTATGTATTACCTTCGGCGCTCCCAGCTTGCAAAAGACCATCTTGGTGACGGGATCACTTATGGCGGTTTGATTCCGTACATCTCAGGTAAATTGAACACTATGCAAGGTATCGTTGACATTCATACAAatgttgaaggtgataatGGAAAGGCAACAATGTACTTGAAGGCAGGAAAAAGGTTTaacggagaagaagagaaattttATATAGATAAATGGACCCTAGTTACTGCTGATGGCACCACTCTTGCCTTGATGAATGACGATGACAATATCATTTTGGAATTTTAA